In Piliocolobus tephrosceles isolate RC106 chromosome 5, ASM277652v3, whole genome shotgun sequence, a single genomic region encodes these proteins:
- the TAAR6 gene encoding trace amine-associated receptor 6 has translation MSSNSSLLAAVQLCYTNVNGSCVKSPYSPGSRVILYIVFGFGAVLAVFGNLLVMISILHFKQLHSPTNFLIASLACADFLVGVTVMPFSVVRTVESCWYFGRSFCTFHTCCDVAFCYSSLFHLCFISIDRYIAVTDPLVYPTKFAVSVSGICISMSWILPLVYSGAVFCTGVYDDGLEELSDALNCIGGCQTVVNQNWVLIDFLSFFIPTLVMIILYGNIFLVARRQAKKIENTGSKTESSSESYKARVARRERKAAKTLGVTVVAFMVSWLPYSIDSLIDAFMGFITPSYIYEICCWCAYYNSAVNPLIYALFYSWFRKAIKVIVTCQVLKNSSATMNLFSEHV, from the coding sequence ATGAGCAGCAACTCATCCCTGCTGGCAGCTGTGCAGTTGTGCTACACGAACGTGAATGGGTCCTGTGTGAAAAGCCCCTACTCGCCTGGATCCCGGGTGATTCTGTACATAGTGTTTGGCTTTGGGGCTGTGCTGGCTGTGTTTGGAAACCTCCTGGTTATGATTTCAATCCTCCATTTCAAGCAGCTGCACTCTCCGACCAATTTTCTCATTGCCTCTCTGGCCTGTGCTGATTTCTTGGTGGGTGTGACTGTGATGCCCTTCAGCGTGGTCAGGACCGTGGAGAGCTGCTGGTATTTTGGGAGAAGTTTTTGTACTTTCCACACCTGCTGTGATGTGGCATTTTGTTACTCTTCTCTCTTTCACTTGTGCTTCATCTCCATTGACAGGTACATTGCGGTTACTGACCCTCTGGTCTATCCTACCAAGTTCGCCGTTTCTGTGTCAGGAATTTGCATCAGCATGTCCTGGATCCTGCCCCTCGTGTACAGCGGTGCTGTGTTCTGCACAGGTGTCTACGATGATGGGCTGGAAGAATTATCTGATGCCCTAAACTGTATAGGAGGTTGTCAGACCGTTGTAAATCAAAACTGGGTGTTAATAGATTTCTTATCCTTCTTTATACCTACCCTTGTTATGATAATTCTGTATGGTAACATATTTCTTGTGGCTAGACGACAGgctaaaaagatagaaaatactgGTAGCAAGACAGAATCATCCTCAGAGAGTTACAAAGCCAGAGTggccaggagagagagaaaagcagctaAAACCCTGGGGGTCACAGTGGTAGCATTTATGGTTTCATGGTTACCATATAGCATTGATTCATTAATTGATGCCTTTATGGGCTTTATAACCCCTTCTTATATTTATGAGATTTGCTGTTGGTGTGCTTATTATAACTCAGCCGTGAATCCTTTGatttatgctttattttactCATGGTTTAGGAAAGCAATAAAAGTTATTGTGACTTGTCAGGTTTTAAAGAACAGTTCAGCCACCATGAATTTATTCTCTGAACATGTATAA
- the TAAR5 gene encoding trace amine-associated receptor 5, with amino-acid sequence MRAVFIQGAEEHPAAFCYQVNGSCPRTVHTLGVQLVIYLACAAGMLIIVLGNLFVAFAVSYFKALHTPTNFLLLSLALADMFLGLLVLPLSTIRSVESCWFFGDFLCRLHTYLDTLFCLTSIFHLCFISIDRHCAICDPLLYPSKFTVRVALRYILAGWGVPATYTSFFLYTDVVETRLRQWLEETPCVGSCQLLLNKFWGWLNFPLFFVPCLIMISSYVKIFAVATRQAQQITTSSNSLAGAAKHERRAAKTLGIAVGVYLLCWLPFTIDTMVDSLLHFITPPLVFDIFIWFAYFNSACNPIIYVFSYRWFRKALKLTLSKKVFSPQTRTVDLYQE; translated from the coding sequence ATGAGAGCTGTCTTTATCCAAGGTGCTGAAGAGCACCCTGCGGCGTTCTGCTACCAGGTGAATGGGTCTTGCCCCAGGACAGTACATACTCTGGGCGTCCAGTTGGTCATCTACCTGGCCTGTGCAGCAGGCATGCTGATTATCGTGCTAGGGAATttatttgtagcatttgctgTGTCCTACTTCAAAGCGCTTCACACACCCACCAACTTCTTGCTGCTCTCCCTGGCCCTGGCTGACATGTTTCTGGGTCTGCTCGTGCTGCCCCTCAGCACCATTCGCTCAGTGGAGAGCTGCTGGTTCTTCGGGGACTTCCTCTGCCGCCTGCACACTTACCTGGACACCCTCTTCTGCCTCACTTCCATCTTCCATCTATGTTTCATTTCCATTGACCGCCACTGTGCCATCTGTGACCCCCTGCTCTATCCCTCCAAGTTCACAGTGAGGGTGGCCCTCAGGTACATCCTAGCAGGATGGGGGGTGCCCGCAACATACACTTCCTTCTTCCTCTACACAGACGTGGTAGAGACAAGGCTCAGGCAGTGGCTGGAAGAGACGCCTTGTGTGGGCAGTTGCCAGCTGCTGCTCAATAAATTTTGGGGCTGGTTAAACTTCCCTTTGTTCTTTGTCCCCTGCCTTATTATGATAAGCTCGTATGTGAAGATCTTTGCGGTTGCTACCAGGCAGGCTCAGCAGATTACTACATCGAGCAATAGCCTGGCTGGGGCTGCCAAGCATGAGAGAAGAGCTGCCAAGACCCTGGGCATTGCTGTGGGCGTATACCTCTTGTGCTGGCTACCCTTCACCATAGACACGATGGTCGACAGCCTCCTTCACTTTATCACACCCCCACTGGTCTTTGACATCTTTATCTGGTTTGCTTACTTCAACTCAGCCTGCAACCCCATCATCTATGTCTTTTCCTACCGGTGGTTTCGGAAGGCACTGAAACTCACGCTGAGTAAGAAGGTCTTCTCACCGCAGACACGCACTGTTGACTTGTACCAAGAATGA
- the TAAR9 gene encoding LOW QUALITY PROTEIN: trace amine-associated receptor 9 (The sequence of the model RefSeq protein was modified relative to this genomic sequence to represent the inferred CDS: inserted 1 base in 1 codon; substituted 1 base at 1 genomic stop codon) has protein sequence MVNNFSQAEPVELCHENVNGSCIXTPYSPRPRAILYAVLGFGAVLAVFGNLLVMIAILHFKQLHTPTNFLIASLXCADFLVGVTVMLFSTVRSVESCWYFGDSYCKFHTCFDTSFCFASLFHLCCISGDRYIAVTDPLSYPTKFTVSVSGICIVLSWFFSVTYSFSIFYTQANEEGIEELVVALTCVRGCQAPLNQNWVLLCFLLFFIPTVAMVFIYSKIFLVAKHQARKIESTTSQAQSSSKSYKERVAKRERKAARTLGIAMAAFLVAWLPYVIDAVIDAYMNFITPPYVYEILVWCVYYNLAMNPLIYAFFYPWFRKAIKLTVSGKVLRSDSSTTNLFSEEVETD, from the exons ATGGTGAACAATTTCTCCCAAGCTGAGCCTGTGGAGCTGTGTCACGAGAACGTGAACGGATCCTGCATTTAAACTCCTTACTCACCACGTCCTCGAGCTATCCTCTATGCTGTCCTTGGTTTTGGGGCTGTGCTGGCAGTGTTTGGAAACTTACTGGTCATGATTGCTATCCTCCACTTCAAACAACTGCACACACCTACAAATTTTCTGATCGCGTCGC GCTGTGCTGACTTCTTGGTGGGAGTCACTGTGATGCTCTTCAGCACAGTGAGGTCTGTGGAGAGCTGTTGGTACTTTGGGGACAGTTACTGTAAATTCCATACATGTTTTGACACATCCTtctgttttgcttctttatttcatttatgctGTATCTCTGGTGATAGATACATTGCTGTTACTGATCCTCTGAGCTATCCAACCAAGTTTACTGTGTCAGTTTCAGGGATATGCATTGTTCTTTCCTGGTTCTTTTCTGTCACATACAGCTTTTCGATCTTTTACACTCAGGCCAACGAAGAAGGAATTGAGGAATTAGTAGTTGCTCTCACCTGTGTAAGAGGTTGTCAGGCTCCACTGAATCAAAACTGGGTcctactttgttttcttctattttttataccGACTGTCGCCATGGTGTTTATATATAGTAAGATATTTTTGGTGGCCAAGCATCAGGCTAGGAAGATAGAAAGTACAACCAGCCAAGCTCAGTCCTCCTCAAAGAGTTACAAGGAAAGAGtagcaaaaagagagagaaaggctgCCAGAACCTTGGGAATTGCTATGGCAGCATTTCTCGTCGCTTGGCTACCATATGTCATTGATGCAGTGATTGATGCTTATATGAATTTTATAACTCCTCCTTATGTTTATGAGATTTTAGTTTGGTGTGTTTATTATAATTTAGCTATGAACCCCTTGATATATGCTTTCTTTTACCCATGGTTTCGGAAGGCAATAAAACTTACTGTAAGCGGCAAGGTCTTAAGGAGTGATTCGTCAacaactaatttattttctgaagaagTAGAGACAGATTAA